The Oncorhynchus clarkii lewisi isolate Uvic-CL-2024 chromosome 12, UVic_Ocla_1.0, whole genome shotgun sequence genome segment TGAAGTTGAGGTATTATACACATCTTGCGCTTTTAGCACAGATAAATTCCTTTTcaggcctgcacagagcactgcTTAGAGAAATGGGCAGTCGTGAGAAGTGCAACATTTGATATGCTGCAGAACTCTTAGGAAGCCATTTGATTTGGACTATATGCTCACACAGACATACATTGCAGAGCACTAAGAATTCTGTTTGGCCCGCACAACCACGCAATCTTCCACCTCTGCCTGGTATAGGGCAGAAAGGCCCAGAGTCAGGCCACCCTGTGATAGTGAAATAACTGCAGCCACAGCCAGGGAAAGGAATGTGATTTGTCTGTCAGTCAGCTGTTATCACACTGCATCAGCATTGTGGATTTCAACCGTGTGCATTCCATACCTTCATACCTTCACGGTCCGGTAGATGTCAAACAGGTCTCTATTACCTGGCTGGAAGGTAGTACTGCCTCAATCCTTAACTTTGCTCAAGTTAAGTTAGAGGCATTTTATCAATGTTAGTTGATGACTAGCCCTtgttttttaattgtttttattgttgtttttttatacagATCTACAATGTTAAGGTTGTTAAATCTAGTCTACTTGTCTGTGGATGTTGTGAGATGCATAGAGGGCATGTTCCCAATACTCTTCAAGATGTGTATCATGTAGGCCTATTCACTTGAGGTATTTTGCTTATGGAAGCACACTGTGACATGTTTTCAGGGTGACACAATAGCATAGTATAGTGCAGGGGGTAAATAAAGCTTCTAGATCCAGTCATACCCTCATGGCATGTTAGGTTGTTTCCCTTGAGGCTGGTGAGTCACTGAAAGGTCATGATGTCAGACAGGAAATCCACAGCCCTCTATTACTGTTATGGAGGAAGTGCAGCAGCCATAAAATGAAGGATTGTAAAACCTGAATGAGTTCAGCTCTGAGCACTACCTCTGTCTGCCTTGTAATGAGAACTTTTCTGACCATAGTAAAGACACAGGCCTTATTCCCAAACTTTTACTCATATCCAACCTGTTTTTTATTTGGGAAATAATTAGCTTGGCTCAGGGTTTAGTCTTTTTGGGAAATCGGTTGAAGTGCAGGTTCTGTGCTGCCTTCTGTTGTTGTGTGAGGTCAGAGTCTGTGAATTTTGTCTGTCGCCAGACTATAAACCGTGTCAAGGGCAGTGAGCAGGCTGCTACTAGATAGTATCCTTTGAGCTTTCTTTAACACAGTTGGGTGTTCGTGAAGGCTACTCTTGGCAGTTGTGCTTAGTAtgccaaaaaaaaatgttttctgcCTTGTAGGCTATTTGCCCTCTTTCGCTCCACAGTATTTCTGATATCCATATGAATTGTGGCTCGTTCGTACCCAGCCTCCTCCCTTACAAACAATGCATTGGACTCTTTGTCCCCTCACTTAAGTTAGCGGAGTTGAACGGGGATCTCCTGGTGGAGTCTATACACCTCATGCcggcttcaaatcaaatgttgtatttgtcacatgcttcttaaacaacaggtgtagactaactgtgaaatgcttgcttcTTAACATCTCATTTGAGAAGTTCTGAGTGGGCTATTCATTTTGTTTAGTTGCTGGTGGTTTGTTAGGCTAAGCTCAGGACTTACCAGTCAATGTTTAGGACTTCTGTTATGGGTTGTAACAGTCTGCATTGTTTCTTGGGCAAGAGGCTGTTCCTGGACTGCAGTGGTGAACCCTGGACCTGTTTCCTAGGTAATGGGCAAACATGATCCCAGGATGTTCTGTTGTGAGGAGGCTGTTGAATGGAagaatagaggggggggggtgaaaaagGTGTTCCATCAGGGGATCTCCAGCACATGGCAAAGTTGGATTGGTGCTGTGCTTGGATTTTGTGTTCTACTAGAGTAGAATATGTTGTGCTCACTTATTAGGCCTATTTGGTCAGTGGTTCACTGTTGAGCGACTAAATTGCACTATTGTAACTAGCTGCAGTATGCCATTTAGAATGTGTGTTCTGACTTCTCCTTAAGCTCAATAACATACACATGTTGATTTACCTCAGGTCTGGCATAGCCTAATGTTTGTGGAAGAAGTGATAGAATTATGATTCCAGCTGATCCATTGTTTCCCTCGCATACAAGTCCTGCATGTATATTTAGTCTAATGCGAACTGCTGCTTATTTGACCTCCATTCTGAATGTGTCGTACAGCCTATTTGCCTTGACCCACTGACCTTTCAGAATGCGCCCCCTCCAGTGGAAAGGCAAACGTCAGCGACGTGATTCTGATTAACTTAGCCTATGTGTCTGAGGTGGACATCATTAATGACCGCACTGAAACTCCTCCTCCACTAGCATCTCTGAATGTCAGCAAGGTAAGACCAGCCAATCACCTCTCCTCACACCCTCCTTGACACATCTCTTTCTCATACCAAGTAATGACGAATCATCGGACATCTGGTCATTTTGTCATTAGCTTTATCAATAAGTCCTGCTCTAACTCACTTGAGTCAGCTAATTGTGGTTCAGTCAGACTAAAGACTGTAATTAGTTTAGGCAAGCTGATTTAttctagttgaatcaggtgtgtttatgctgggctggaacaaaaactTGCACACCCATTGGTTTTCAGGACTGGAATTGGGAATCCCTGTCCCAACACGGAGTCAATGAATTGTATAATTTTAGGAGCTTTCACATGTTGATTGGAACCATATGTTTAACCTGAATGGATTGTTTGTCTATTTAAATAATGAATGGCCATTGTCTTGCCCCAAAAAAATCCTGAAATGTTCCATCACCATATCATTCAACTTTGGTCGGCATCAAACAAAACCCACCTGTTCCACATTTGACTAAAATGATCACTAAGCAGTTTCTAATATTTGTTTGTATTGCTAACAGGTGGAAATTCCTTAGTTCCTTTCAATGCCAAATATAATGTTTTCCTTTTTACATTAACTTCCAAGGGCTTTTGGGGTTCTCAGTTGAGAATGTTGGCTATTGTGAACAGCTCTAACGTTTTGGTTCTCCTTTTCCAACACGCCTGCAGCTTGCCAACAGAGCACGGTCGGAAAAGGAAGACAAGTTATCCCAAGCATATGCAATTAGTGCTGGAGTCTCTGTGGAGGGCCAACAGCTATTCCAGACTATACATAAAACGTGAGTATCGTCTCCTGTCTCTAATACTGGGGCTCTGCTTCATCCAACTATAGAAAAATCTGTTATTTACTTACTATGACGGTCAGAAAAGGCTGTTTTAAAGAAAATGTGCTACCCAATGCATTTAAATAGTCTCATTGGATGTTGAAGTTGCCTTCACTGATTAGTTGACCAGTTTGAATGCCAGTCTTTGATTCGGTAATGTTTTGTTTTAAACCCTATCAAATAGTATGCATTCCATTATACCTCTTGGTTCTAGTGTTGATCCCTGATTTGGCCTAGACTATGACTGTAAGTCTTACAGTACCAACACTGATTGACCAATTTCTAATGTAAGCTGTTAATTCTGTAATGTTCTTTTGTTTAATTTGTTTGTAAATTTTCTTCAGCGTTGTTGCTGTTCGATATGCACCTGTCCACCATCCGATACCTGCTGCATGGAGTCATCTGTCTAAATGTGTGACCTGAAACCTTTAACCTCAGTACCCTGACTAAAGGCAGCTACTGGGTGCTTTTTTTCAAAaacattctccatctctctgtagcaTCAAAGACTGCAAATGGCAGGAGAAGAACATCATGGTGATGGACGACGTGGTCATATCCCCACCTTACCAGGTGGAGAACTGCAAAGGCAAAGAGGGTAGTGCTTTAAGTCACGTACGCAAAATAGTGAGTATGCCTTCCCACCATTCATTCACTATTGAGGGAATACAGGAATGGCAGTACCAGAAAGTTGATTGAGGATAAAATGTTACTTGTCTTGTCCCCTGCAGGTGGAGAAACATTTTAGAGATGTGGAGAGCCAGAAGTCGGTGCAGCGGCCACAAGCACAGCAAACACAGAAAGACTCCACCTTATCATCTTGAGCCGGAGATTCAGTCCGGATAGGGGGTGTGGGAGGGGGAATTGGTTGGGGGAGGTCACAACGTCAAAGGCAGTTTTGGTTTGttcttctctcttccccctcccttcaACATCAGAGGTGTCCAACAGGACAAAAGGGGGTCCCAATCGAGAGGGAAATATCCAGTTCATTTTTAAAGATAATCTAACAAAAGTTATCTCAATTTGCCATCATTCCCCACCCACACCCCTCTTCTTGACCTCTTACCTTCCCTTctgtttcttctctcctcctgccGTCAAGCCTGCTCCTCACTTCCATTTCACAGAGAAAAGTCACTTGATTTCTATTCATTGGTTGATCTATTTTCTAGTCATTTCTCGTAAATTTCAACAGTAGAAATTTATGGTAAGAGATAAAGGACCTTTTCTAATATTGAAATACTGTTTTGACAAGAACACTAATTTTAATAGCTTTCTTGAAAGCACATGGTT includes the following:
- the LOC139421310 gene encoding protein LSM12 homolog A, with translation MAAPGPGEYFSVGSHVSCLTCLGQQLQGEVVAFDYQSKMLTLKCAPSSGKANVSDVILINLAYVSEVDIINDRTETPPPLASLNVSKLANRARSEKEDKLSQAYAISAGVSVEGQQLFQTIHKTIKDCKWQEKNIMVMDDVVISPPYQVENCKGKEGSALSHVRKIVEKHFRDVESQKSVQRPQAQQTQKDSTLSS